A section of the Diabrotica virgifera virgifera chromosome 8, PGI_DIABVI_V3a genome encodes:
- the LOC114336370 gene encoding gastrula zinc finger protein XlCGF57.1-like produces the protein MEMEVKEEKIECIYTENIFAEPLSVVKSEDEYESYNYPPCIAVYSHESNIKEEPQDELDTSLFHSQGTSYQTFQQNTTSPTRNKSLCSKTIKKKKRKLKKEYHCPVCYNTFTPRKIRQHVDIHFGKHLNICKICGKMSSRTSEFLSHYFIHRIKVKVKNKSPIKNTPNVKILLKSALKHKNHIKKSLNRVLERKFECKSCGSLLKNKIQLKKHRCLKICSKKITNSKKHSKNKIRQPLKCKICFKKHKTKFSLSHHLKIHKLNMLTCRYCKNLFLRKNFLAHIRTHTEHGTFTCYFDYCAKIFQTQFDLENHLLCHMAIKQFKCNICYKPFMEQSQLNRHYIFHANIQKYQCTVCQKEFPGKIHLDTHMYEHTGVKPFMCEICSKEFVRIDSLKNHLKKHTNDRKFQCDVCLKRFIRRITLVEHYRIHTGEKPFKCEQCPKAFTQRSRLRIHIKVHSEEKTITCEVCEKKFLFQYQLRRHLLTHNAKKRFECEICFKQFIEKRNLNAHVLLHTGDKPYKCELCSKSFTWKHNLNHHMKVHEEKAFQCNVCQETFNRYHILQNHSRIHTGEVPFKCDYCCKEFKQKISLTNHVTLCHPDDDSS, from the exons ATGGAAATGGAAGTAAAAGAGGAAAAAATAGAATGTATTTATACGGAAAATATTTTTGCTGAACCGTTATCTGTTGTGAAGTCTGAAGATGAATATGAAAGTTATAACTATCCTCCTTGTATAGCAGTATATTCACATGAAAGTAATATTAAAGAAGAACCCCAAGATGAACTGGATACTTCCCTATTTCATAGTCAAGGGACCAGTTATCAAACATTTCAACAAAATACCACATCTCCTACCAGAAACAAATCTCTTTGTAGCAAAACGatcaaaaagaaaaaaaggaaaCTAAAGAAAGAGTATCATTGTCCTGTATGTTATAACA ctttTACCCCAAGAAAGATACGTCAACATGTGGATATCCATTTTGGGAAACATCTTAATATATGCAAGATTTGCGGAAAGATGAGCTCCAGAACATCTGAATTTTTATCACACTATTTTATCCATCGCATAAaagttaaagtaaaaaataagtCACCTATTAAGAATACTCCTAATGTTAAAATTCTGTTAAAATCGGCACTGAAacataaaaatcatataaaaaaatctctaaataGGGTGTTGGAAAGAAAATTTGAATGTAAAAGTTGCGGTAGTTTACTTAAAAACAAAATTCAGTTAAAGAAGCACAGATGCTTAAAAATATGTTCCAAGAAAATAACAAACAGTAAAAAACATAGTAAAAACAAAATTAGGCAGCCTTTAAAATGcaaaatatgctttaaaaagcATAAAACCAAATTTAGTTTAAGTCACCATTTAAAAATACACAAGTTAAATATGCTAACATGTCGTTATTGCAAAAATCTGTTCCTCAGGAAAAACTTTTTGGCCCATATAAGAACCCATACGGAACATGGCACTTTTACATGTTATTTTGATTATTGTGCTAAGATATTTCAGACCCAGTTTGATCTGGAAAACCATCTACTATGCCATATGGCAATAAAACAATTTAAGTGTAACATTTGCTATAAACCGTTCATGGAACAGTCTCAGTTAAATAGGCATTATATTTTTCACGCTAATATCCAGAAATATCAGTGTACCGTTTGCCAGAAAGAGTTTCCGGGAAAGATCCATTTGGACACGCATATGTACGAACACACTGGTGTGAAGCCGTTCATGTGCGAAATTTGCTCGAAGGAGTTCGTTAGAATAGATTCTTTAAAAAATCATCTTAAAAAGCACACAAACGACAGAAAGTTTCAATGTGATGTTTGTCTGAAAAGGTTTATTAGGAGGATAACCCTGGTGGAGCATTATAGGATTCACACAGGcgaaaaaccatttaaatgtgaaCAGTGTCCTAAAGCGTTCACTCAGCGTTCTAGattaagaattcacatcaaagtTCATTCTGAAGAAAAAACTATTACCTGTGAAGTTTGTGAGAAAAAGTTCTTATTCCAATATCAGCTAAGGAGACATTTGCTTACGCACAATGCGAAGAAGAGGTTcgagtgtgaaatctgttttaaacAATTCATCGAGAAAAGAAATCTAAATGCTCACGTGTTGCTACATACTGGCGACAAACCTTACAAATGCGAGCTATGTTCCAAATCGTTTACTTGGAAACATAATTTGAATCACCATATGAAAGTACATGAAGAAAAAGCGTTTCAGTGTAATGTATGCCAAGAGACGTTTAATCGGTATCATATTTTACAGAACCACTCTCGGATACATACTGGGGAAGTACCATTTAAGTGCGATTATTGCTGTAAGGAATTTAAACAGAAAATCAGTTTAACTAACCATGTTACGCTTTGCCATCCAGATGATGATTCTTCTTGA